The following proteins come from a genomic window of Hymenobacter canadensis:
- the egtB gene encoding ergothioneine biosynthesis protein EgtB, with translation MSASLSIAAPAVASATSLAHRYRQVRQRTMLLCQPLLPEDTVVQPMIDVSPPKWHLAHVTWFFETFLLKAYLPGYTVYHAEYAFLFNSYYNSLGSRVNRADRGTLSRPALADVYSYRAHIDEQMARLLELADTLPDDFQELFELGLQHEQQHQELLATDIKYILSTSPLAPAYLPALAPATPTAAPAVAWLPVPGGVSRIGYEGSGFCFDNEQAPHDVLTPDFELQNRLVTNGEYLAFMEAGGYQDFRYWLGEGWDLVQTQSWEAPLYWTLHEGQWHRFTHHGLQPVNMAAPVTHISFYEADAYAHWAGARLPTEPEWEVAARYFEATPTHGTFLESNLLDPQPLPPDADPTRCHQLLGDAWEWTYSAYHPYPGYVRAAGALGEYNGKFMINQLVLRGGSCATPVSHIRLTYRNFFHADKRWQFTGIRLAR, from the coding sequence ATGTCTGCTTCCCTCTCTATTGCTGCCCCGGCAGTTGCTTCCGCCACTTCATTGGCCCACCGCTACCGGCAGGTCCGCCAGCGCACCATGCTGCTGTGCCAGCCGCTGCTGCCCGAAGACACGGTGGTGCAGCCCATGATTGATGTGAGCCCGCCCAAATGGCATCTGGCCCACGTCACGTGGTTTTTCGAGACGTTTCTGCTCAAGGCCTACCTACCTGGCTACACCGTTTACCATGCGGAGTACGCCTTTTTGTTCAACTCCTACTATAACTCGCTGGGCTCACGTGTGAACCGCGCCGACCGGGGCACCCTTTCCCGCCCCGCCCTGGCCGACGTGTACAGCTACCGCGCCCACATAGACGAGCAGATGGCCCGCCTGCTGGAGCTGGCCGACACGCTGCCGGACGACTTCCAGGAGCTGTTTGAGCTGGGTTTGCAGCACGAGCAGCAGCACCAGGAGTTGCTGGCCACCGACATCAAATACATCCTGAGTACCAGTCCGCTGGCTCCGGCCTACCTACCGGCTTTGGCTCCGGCCACTCCCACAGCCGCGCCCGCCGTGGCTTGGCTGCCGGTGCCGGGCGGGGTGTCGCGCATCGGCTACGAGGGTTCGGGCTTCTGCTTCGACAACGAGCAGGCCCCGCACGACGTGCTGACGCCCGACTTCGAGCTGCAGAACCGCCTCGTAACCAACGGCGAGTACCTGGCTTTCATGGAAGCCGGCGGCTACCAGGATTTCCGCTATTGGCTGGGCGAGGGCTGGGATTTAGTGCAAACCCAGAGCTGGGAAGCGCCGCTCTACTGGACGCTGCACGAAGGCCAGTGGCACCGTTTCACGCACCATGGCCTGCAGCCCGTGAACATGGCCGCGCCCGTCACGCACATCAGCTTCTATGAGGCCGATGCCTACGCGCACTGGGCCGGCGCCCGCCTGCCCACCGAGCCCGAATGGGAGGTGGCCGCCCGCTATTTCGAAGCCACACCCACCCACGGCACCTTCCTGGAAAGCAACCTGCTCGACCCGCAGCCGCTGCCGCCCGACGCCGACCCGACCCGCTGCCACCAGCTGCTCGGCGACGCCTGGGAATGGACCTATTCGGCGTACCACCCCTACCCGGGCTACGTGCGTGCCGCCGGGGCGCTGGGCGAGTACAACGGCAAGTTTATGATCAACCAGTTGGTGCTGCGCGGGGGCTCCTGCGCCACGCCGGTCAGCCATATTCGCCTCACGTACCGCAACTTCTTCCACGCTGATAAGCGCTGGCAGTTCACCGGTATCCGGCTGGCCCGCTAG